A single window of Syntrophus aciditrophicus SB DNA harbors:
- the fdhF gene encoding formate dehydrogenase subunit alpha translates to MQQIKLSIDGKEVTGTAGQTILEIALASGIDIPTLCYHPKISKTGACRLCLVRVNNGMLKTSCTEPAMEGMSIITEDEEIRGIRKGILELLLSEGDHNCLYCDANGACELQTLVNRYGIEPVSSDFPRNVRVIDYESSEGLKRNENRCVLCGRCVKACGEIQMSNVWQFTDRGSHAHLTSGMFQTIGDSSCVKCGTCVQLCPTGALTFQTVLGRGQNWELEKESSICIYCGVGCKIDFCKNKAGQLVKALGHDDGPNNGHLCVKGRFGFDFVQSPKRLSKPLIRKNGQLEEASWDEALDLVASRFKEIKEKSGPDALAALSSAKCTNEDNYLMQKFMRAAIGTNNVDHCARLUHSSTVAGLAAVFGSGAMTNSIREVPVSEGYLLIGTNTTDNHPVIGSMIKAQVVNKGKKLIVADPRRIELAKYADYFFQIKPGTNIAILNGFMHVLVKEGLYDRKYVAERCEGFDELAKTLEKYTPEYVAEICGLENGEDIPKAARLMAACKPFALYYAMGITQFISGVNGVKSTANLQMLMGNLGIPGGGVNPLRGQNNVQGACDMGALNAVYPAYQTVASEENKAKFEKAWGASGLSMKPGLTVVEMFNAAIAGQLKAAYVMGENPVVSDPNQHHIIEGLNALEFLVVQDIVLTETAQYADVVLPAYAFLEKEGTATNTERRVQPMHKVVAPWGEARDDWWIIMQIANRMGMNWNYGKAEDIFEEIRTVTPSYAGITYDRIEKELIQWPCPTEDHPGTQVLHKDKFSRGLGLLTAIDYTPPAEETDSEYPLILTTGRLLEHFHTGTMSRNSRILDEIVPEGYVELNPNEASNYNIADGEVISVSTRRGSIRIKAKISEKPKAGVVFMPFHFFETCANVLTIDALDPVCKIPEYKVCSCKIEKIYL, encoded by the coding sequence ATGCAACAGATCAAGCTCAGTATCGACGGGAAGGAGGTTACCGGGACAGCGGGCCAGACCATACTGGAAATTGCGCTTGCCAGCGGCATTGACATTCCCACCCTGTGTTATCATCCCAAGATCAGCAAGACCGGTGCGTGCCGTCTCTGTCTGGTTCGGGTCAACAACGGCATGCTGAAGACATCCTGCACCGAACCGGCTATGGAAGGCATGTCGATTATTACGGAAGATGAGGAAATCCGGGGAATCCGCAAGGGAATCCTGGAACTGCTCCTCTCCGAAGGCGATCACAACTGCCTTTACTGCGACGCCAACGGCGCCTGTGAACTGCAAACCCTGGTAAACCGCTACGGCATTGAGCCGGTGAGCAGCGATTTTCCCCGTAATGTTCGGGTCATCGATTACGAGTCCAGCGAAGGGCTGAAGCGGAACGAAAACCGCTGTGTCCTCTGTGGGCGGTGCGTCAAGGCCTGCGGCGAGATTCAGATGTCCAATGTCTGGCAGTTCACGGATCGGGGGAGCCATGCCCATCTGACCTCCGGGATGTTCCAGACCATCGGCGATTCCAGTTGCGTGAAATGCGGGACCTGCGTGCAGCTTTGTCCCACCGGCGCCCTGACCTTTCAGACGGTGCTCGGCAGGGGGCAGAACTGGGAGCTGGAAAAGGAATCAAGCATCTGCATTTACTGCGGCGTGGGTTGCAAGATCGATTTCTGCAAGAACAAGGCCGGTCAGCTTGTCAAGGCCCTCGGCCATGACGACGGTCCCAACAACGGCCATCTCTGCGTCAAGGGACGGTTCGGGTTCGATTTCGTCCAGAGCCCCAAGAGACTGTCCAAACCCCTCATCCGGAAGAACGGGCAGCTCGAGGAAGCGAGCTGGGATGAAGCCCTGGACCTGGTTGCCTCCAGATTCAAGGAAATCAAGGAGAAAAGCGGGCCGGACGCCCTGGCGGCCCTTTCTTCCGCTAAATGCACCAACGAAGATAATTACCTCATGCAGAAATTCATGCGCGCGGCGATCGGCACCAACAATGTGGATCACTGCGCCCGGCTCTGACACAGCTCCACCGTCGCCGGTCTGGCGGCAGTGTTCGGCTCCGGAGCCATGACGAATTCCATTCGGGAAGTTCCCGTCAGTGAAGGCTATCTCCTGATCGGAACCAATACGACGGACAATCATCCCGTGATCGGGTCCATGATCAAGGCCCAGGTCGTCAACAAAGGAAAGAAACTGATCGTGGCGGATCCCCGCAGGATCGAACTGGCCAAATACGCGGACTATTTCTTCCAGATCAAGCCGGGGACAAACATCGCCATTCTCAACGGATTCATGCATGTCCTTGTTAAGGAAGGTCTTTACGACAGGAAATACGTTGCTGAGCGGTGCGAAGGATTCGATGAACTCGCAAAGACCCTGGAAAAATACACGCCTGAATATGTCGCGGAAATCTGCGGTCTGGAAAACGGGGAAGACATTCCCAAAGCCGCCCGCCTGATGGCCGCCTGCAAGCCCTTCGCGCTCTACTATGCCATGGGGATCACCCAGTTCATTTCCGGCGTGAACGGCGTCAAATCCACAGCCAACCTGCAGATGCTCATGGGCAACCTGGGGATACCCGGCGGCGGCGTCAATCCGCTGCGCGGTCAGAACAATGTCCAGGGCGCCTGCGACATGGGGGCGCTCAATGCCGTTTATCCCGCTTACCAGACTGTTGCCAGCGAAGAGAACAAGGCGAAGTTCGAGAAGGCCTGGGGCGCCTCCGGCCTCTCGATGAAACCGGGACTGACCGTGGTGGAAATGTTCAACGCGGCCATCGCCGGCCAGTTGAAGGCCGCTTATGTGATGGGGGAAAATCCTGTTGTTTCCGATCCCAATCAGCATCATATCATTGAAGGCCTGAATGCCTTGGAGTTTCTGGTCGTTCAGGACATCGTTCTCACGGAAACGGCTCAGTATGCCGATGTGGTCCTCCCTGCCTATGCCTTCCTGGAAAAAGAAGGAACGGCAACGAATACCGAACGACGCGTCCAGCCCATGCACAAGGTGGTTGCCCCGTGGGGCGAAGCCAGGGACGACTGGTGGATTATCATGCAGATTGCCAATCGGATGGGCATGAACTGGAATTACGGGAAAGCAGAGGATATCTTCGAAGAAATTCGAACGGTCACACCCTCTTATGCGGGAATCACTTACGACCGCATCGAGAAGGAACTGATTCAGTGGCCCTGCCCCACGGAAGACCATCCGGGCACGCAGGTCCTCCACAAGGATAAATTCAGCCGGGGACTCGGCCTGCTAACGGCCATAGACTATACCCCCCCGGCGGAGGAAACGGATTCGGAATATCCGCTCATTCTGACAACCGGCCGTCTGCTGGAGCATTTCCATACGGGAACCATGTCCCGGAACTCCCGGATTCTCGATGAGATCGTTCCGGAAGGGTACGTTGAACTGAATCCGAACGAGGCTTCAAACTACAATATCGCCGATGGCGAGGTCATCTCCGTATCCACGAGGCGCGGCAGCATCCGCATCAAGGCGAAAATATCGGAAAAGCCGAAAGCCGGCGTGGTCTTTATGCCCTTCCATTTCTTTGAGACCTGCGCGAATGTCCTGACGATTGACGCGCTGGATCCGGTCTGCAAGATCCCCGAATATAAGGTCTGTTCTTGCAAAATCGAAAAAATTTACCTGTAA
- a CDS encoding TM1266 family iron-only hydrogenase system putative regulator: protein MNRRIGTVSIIITSRSEQAARVNSILSEHGDIVIGRMGLPYPPAALHILSLIVHGTTDEIGAMTGKLGSLDGVKVKSALQKVA from the coding sequence ATGAACAGAAGAATCGGCACCGTCAGCATCATCATAACCAGTCGTTCGGAACAGGCTGCGCGGGTCAACAGCATTCTGTCGGAGCATGGCGATATTGTCATCGGCCGGATGGGCCTTCCCTATCCTCCGGCAGCTCTGCATATCCTGTCCCTGATTGTTCACGGCACGACGGATGAAATCGGCGCCATGACGGGGAAGCTTGGCTCCCTGGATGGTGTCAAAGTCAAATCGGCACTTCAGAAAGTTGCGTAA
- the nuoF gene encoding NADH-quinone oxidoreductase subunit NuoF yields the protein MITTENIQEVINNRGKAREHLMAILRDLENLSGNQQLSPETLNAVAEAMNLPQSTVAGFVGFYTMFSTRPRAKFLIRVCKSGPCHVMGARTIFDYVEKHLGISPGQTTADGLFHLEACECLGICSVAPAMMINYDLHGNLTEERIATILDGYRSREPFFGEACGPEVEGRVCMLDEPGQTQRLTEKIGSIDPLSVDSYLEKGGYAAIKKALAEYQPDDVIAIVKDSGLRGRGGAGFPAGVKWSFLPKGDMQKYVICNADEGEPGTYKDRILMEENPHGLLEGMMLCGYATGATVGYIYIRGEYRRSIERLQRAIDQAREKGILGDNIFGSSFRFDIFIKEGGGAYVCGEESSLMNSMEGKRGYPRFRPPFPAGAGFLAKPSNVNNVETYASVPMIIEKGAAWYKSVGLETCTGTKLYCLSGKLNRTGLVEMPMGTTLREIIETFGKGIKNGKTFKFAQVGGSAGGILGPELMDLPLDIDSTIKAGVTLGSGVVLVCDEDTCPVDFLLDVLNFFEHESCGQCVPCRVGTRQLHHLARKFATGTAVPGDLDLMVEKAKLMKNSLCALGQSPILPITTMLKYFREDFLRHCDPSLCCPECANSLAHYYRGH from the coding sequence ATGATTACGACGGAAAATATCCAAGAGGTGATTAATAACCGGGGAAAGGCCAGGGAACACCTGATGGCCATTCTGCGGGATCTGGAAAATCTGTCCGGCAACCAGCAGTTGAGCCCGGAAACCCTGAACGCCGTCGCGGAGGCCATGAACCTCCCGCAGAGTACGGTGGCGGGCTTTGTCGGCTTTTATACGATGTTCAGCACCAGGCCCCGGGCGAAATTCCTGATCCGGGTCTGCAAGTCCGGCCCCTGCCATGTCATGGGGGCGAGGACGATCTTCGATTATGTAGAAAAGCACCTGGGGATCTCGCCCGGCCAGACAACGGCGGACGGACTGTTCCACCTGGAGGCTTGTGAATGCCTGGGCATCTGTTCCGTGGCTCCGGCGATGATGATCAACTACGATCTCCACGGCAACCTGACGGAAGAGCGGATTGCGACGATTCTGGACGGGTACCGGAGCAGGGAGCCCTTCTTCGGCGAGGCCTGTGGCCCCGAGGTGGAAGGAAGAGTCTGCATGCTGGATGAACCCGGACAGACCCAGAGACTGACGGAGAAAATCGGCTCGATCGATCCCCTGAGCGTGGACAGCTATCTGGAAAAGGGTGGTTATGCAGCAATAAAGAAAGCCCTGGCGGAATATCAGCCCGATGACGTGATCGCCATCGTCAAGGATTCCGGATTGCGTGGCCGCGGCGGTGCAGGATTCCCCGCAGGCGTGAAATGGTCCTTCCTGCCCAAGGGGGACATGCAGAAGTACGTCATCTGCAATGCCGACGAAGGGGAGCCGGGCACTTACAAGGACCGGATTCTCATGGAGGAAAATCCCCATGGACTCCTCGAAGGCATGATGCTCTGCGGCTATGCCACGGGCGCCACGGTCGGGTATATCTACATCCGGGGTGAATACCGCCGCTCCATCGAGCGGCTCCAGCGGGCCATCGATCAGGCCCGGGAAAAGGGCATCCTGGGGGATAACATTTTCGGGTCTTCCTTCCGCTTCGACATCTTCATCAAAGAAGGGGGCGGGGCTTATGTCTGCGGCGAGGAATCATCGCTCATGAATTCCATGGAAGGAAAACGGGGCTACCCTCGCTTCCGGCCGCCTTTCCCGGCAGGGGCCGGCTTCCTGGCGAAGCCCTCGAACGTCAACAACGTGGAAACCTATGCCTCCGTGCCGATGATTATCGAGAAGGGTGCGGCCTGGTACAAATCCGTCGGCCTGGAAACATGTACGGGAACCAAACTGTACTGTCTCTCCGGCAAGCTGAACCGGACGGGGCTGGTGGAAATGCCCATGGGAACAACCCTGCGGGAAATCATCGAAACGTTCGGGAAGGGCATCAAGAACGGAAAGACCTTCAAGTTCGCCCAGGTGGGCGGTTCCGCCGGCGGTATCCTGGGGCCGGAACTGATGGATCTGCCGCTGGACATCGATTCAACGATCAAGGCGGGGGTGACGCTGGGTTCCGGCGTGGTACTGGTCTGTGACGAAGACACCTGTCCGGTGGATTTTCTCCTCGATGTCCTCAACTTCTTCGAACATGAATCCTGCGGTCAGTGCGTCCCCTGCCGCGTGGGAACCCGCCAGCTTCATCATCTGGCCCGGAAGTTCGCCACTGGAACCGCGGTTCCGGGCGATCTGGACCTCATGGTGGAGAAGGCGAAACTGATGAAAAACTCCCTTTGTGCACTCGGGCAGTCACCCATTCTTCCCATCACGACGATGCTGAAATATTTCCGGGAAGATTTCCTCCGACACTGCGATCCCTCCTTATGCTGTCCGGAATGTGCCAACTCGCTGGCCCACTACTATCGGGGTCACTGA
- the hydE gene encoding [FeFe] hydrogenase H-cluster radical SAM maturase HydE yields the protein MPRQAAPMTAPGKITDCLERLKGSGLPQRDDLIALLSCADEKELKPLFLAADARRKAAVGDVVHLRGIVEFSNYCERNCLYCGLRRVNRQLKRYRMSNREILEAAFAVKAAKIPTLVLQSGEDSFYTTEKLCSLIQSIKAETGLVVTLSLGERPRNDYHAFREAGADRYLLKHETASPSLYGRLHPDSRQENRLQCLKWLKELRYETGAGIMVGLPGQDAAVLADDILLISSLKADMAGIGPFLPHPQTPLAACPSGMVLPVLTVLALVRLACPTINLPATTALSVLHPEGRKKALAVGANVVMPDFTPPAYRRLYDLYPGRTAGSEDTELIMETLKKEIICCGRTLQVTT from the coding sequence ATGCCGCGACAGGCGGCGCCGATGACGGCACCGGGGAAGATTACAGATTGTCTGGAGCGGCTTAAGGGATCGGGTCTACCTCAGCGGGATGACCTGATCGCCCTTCTTTCATGCGCTGATGAGAAAGAACTGAAGCCGTTGTTTCTGGCGGCCGACGCCCGGAGAAAAGCAGCTGTCGGAGATGTCGTTCATCTTCGCGGCATCGTTGAATTTTCAAATTATTGTGAGCGGAACTGCCTCTACTGTGGACTTCGGCGGGTAAACCGACAGTTGAAACGCTACCGGATGTCGAACCGGGAGATCCTGGAGGCGGCCTTTGCCGTCAAAGCGGCTAAGATCCCCACGCTGGTCCTTCAATCCGGCGAAGATTCATTTTACACGACAGAGAAGCTCTGCAGTCTGATTCAATCCATCAAAGCGGAAACCGGTCTGGTCGTTACCCTGTCCCTGGGGGAGCGCCCCCGGAATGATTATCATGCGTTCCGGGAAGCCGGCGCAGACCGTTATCTGCTGAAACATGAAACAGCCAGTCCCTCTCTTTACGGACGACTCCACCCGGATTCCCGACAGGAAAACCGTCTGCAGTGCCTGAAATGGCTGAAGGAATTGCGCTATGAGACGGGCGCGGGTATCATGGTGGGACTGCCCGGCCAGGATGCCGCCGTTCTGGCTGATGACATTCTCCTGATTTCTTCTCTGAAAGCCGATATGGCCGGTATCGGGCCATTCCTGCCTCATCCGCAGACGCCTCTGGCGGCCTGTCCTTCAGGCATGGTTCTGCCCGTTCTCACCGTTCTGGCCCTCGTCCGTCTTGCATGTCCCACCATCAATCTTCCCGCCACCACCGCCCTGTCCGTCCTCCATCCGGAGGGAAGGAAAAAGGCGCTCGCTGTCGGAGCCAATGTTGTCATGCCGGATTTTACCCCGCCGGCTTACCGGCGACTTTATGATCTTTATCCCGGCCGAACGGCAGGTTCCGAAGATACTGAATTAATCATGGAAACCCTGAAGAAGGAAATAATCTGTTGCGGAAGGACCCTCCAGGTGACAACTTGA
- the hydG gene encoding [FeFe] hydrogenase H-cluster radical SAM maturase HydG, giving the protein MKDFIRDTEIEELLRKAGSPDRKQVLEIIAKSRELKGLAPEETAVLLQTDDPELILAIYETAREIKQSIYGNRLVLFAPLYIANYCSNNCLYCGFRRDNKELNRVALSMEQVAEEVRAIEREGHKRLLMLCGEHPSRSSLDYFIEAIETAYATHTEEGGEIRRINVEIAPMNVPDFKRLKAANIGTYVLFQETYHHETYRAMHPHGPKADFAWRLTAMHRAQEAGIDDVGLGALFGLYDYRYEVLGLLIHARTLEADCGVGPHTISIPRLEPAFNAPAASSPPRPVSDEEFKKLVAIIRMAVPYTGMILSTRESPEIRTAVFELGISQISAGSRTNPGGYAKDSSEGFRAAQFNLGDTRTADEVIHDITTRGHIPSFCTACYRLGRTGRDFMDLAKPGLIQHFCRSNAMMTFKEYLMDYASPRTKEVGEQLLAGLVERTEKLETRQILIERLGRIERGERDLFI; this is encoded by the coding sequence ATGAAGGATTTTATCAGAGACACGGAGATTGAAGAACTGCTTCGAAAGGCAGGCTCTCCCGACAGAAAACAGGTTCTGGAGATCATTGCGAAGTCCCGGGAATTAAAAGGTCTGGCGCCGGAAGAAACGGCCGTCCTTCTGCAGACGGACGATCCGGAGCTGATTCTGGCGATTTACGAAACGGCCAGAGAAATCAAACAGAGCATCTACGGCAACCGGCTTGTCCTTTTCGCTCCCCTGTATATCGCCAATTACTGTTCGAATAACTGCCTTTACTGTGGTTTCCGGAGAGACAACAAGGAGCTCAACCGGGTTGCCCTTTCCATGGAGCAGGTCGCAGAGGAAGTTCGGGCCATCGAAAGAGAGGGGCATAAACGACTGCTGATGCTCTGCGGCGAACATCCCAGTCGCTCCAGCCTGGATTATTTCATCGAGGCGATCGAAACGGCCTATGCCACCCATACCGAAGAAGGCGGCGAAATCCGGCGGATCAACGTTGAAATCGCTCCGATGAACGTTCCCGACTTTAAACGCCTCAAGGCGGCCAATATCGGAACCTATGTTCTTTTCCAGGAAACCTACCATCATGAAACCTACAGGGCCATGCATCCCCACGGTCCCAAGGCCGATTTCGCCTGGCGGCTCACGGCCATGCATCGGGCGCAGGAAGCCGGGATTGACGATGTCGGGCTGGGCGCCCTTTTCGGGCTGTACGATTACCGTTATGAAGTTCTCGGCCTTCTGATCCATGCCCGGACTCTGGAGGCCGACTGCGGTGTAGGGCCCCACACCATTTCCATTCCCCGGCTGGAACCGGCATTCAATGCCCCAGCGGCCTCATCACCGCCCCGTCCGGTGAGCGATGAGGAATTCAAGAAGCTGGTGGCCATCATCCGGATGGCGGTTCCCTATACGGGCATGATCTTAAGCACCCGTGAATCGCCGGAAATCCGCACCGCCGTCTTTGAACTGGGTATCTCGCAGATCAGCGCGGGGTCGAGAACGAATCCCGGGGGGTACGCGAAAGATTCAAGCGAAGGATTCCGCGCCGCTCAGTTCAACCTCGGGGATACGAGAACTGCTGATGAGGTTATCCACGATATTACAACCAGGGGGCACATCCCCAGTTTCTGTACCGCCTGCTACCGCCTCGGAAGGACGGGCAGGGATTTCATGGATCTGGCGAAACCCGGTCTGATCCAGCATTTTTGCCGAAGCAACGCCATGATGACCTTCAAGGAATATCTCATGGATTACGCTTCTCCCAGGACTAAGGAAGTGGGAGAGCAACTTCTGGCCGGGCTTGTCGAGAGAACGGAAAAACTGGAAACCCGACAGATTCTGATAGAGCGCCTCGGGCGAATCGAAAGAGGCGAACGGGATCTCTTTATCTGA